Proteins co-encoded in one Pelobates fuscus isolate aPelFus1 chromosome 5, aPelFus1.pri, whole genome shotgun sequence genomic window:
- the TRMO gene encoding tRNA (adenine(37)-N6)-methyltransferase, protein MEGNIGPMTCSLEAGNILTKPIGYIESCFNTKNGTPRQPSVCSLSRACLRISKSVFNNPEHSVMGLEEFSHVWILFVFHKNGRLSFKAKVKPPRLNGAKTGVFSTRSPHRPNAIGLTLARLEKVEGGTLYLSGIDMIEGTPVLDIKPHISEYDSPKATVLFPEDLEGKDRKHNAGTDKLETTFTAIGNPQAISQELPNEKYPNPEREPDTCMSEMPIIPAETPEEIKNGKDFEITSASSSLVIEHQNTCNGDVPSQFADYLTVAKQGPEDRHQCDDGDPSQPLDYLTVADKMHELTRKGVTERPENRNPCNPDDTFVPTWIKDAPVANLKVRFTPHSEMELRHFKQCCDSGGPSFRYFKSFDEAKYAISTVLSADPRSVYRRKQCQDRLFYFSLDTIHITCWFGDGFAEVLRIQPHKAHAECSK, encoded by the exons aTGGAAGGAAACATAGGCCCGATGACGTGCTCGCTAGAAGCAG GAAACATATTAACTAAACCAATTGGTTATATTGAATCTTGCTTCAACACAAAAAATGGCACACCCAGGCAGCCATCTGTTTGCAGTTTGTCACGTGCCTGCTTAAGGATAAGCAAGAGTGTCTTCAACAACCCTGAACATTCAGTTATGGGCTTAGAGGAATTCTCTCATGTATG GATTTTGTTTGTCTTTCATAAAAATGGACGTTTGAGTTTCAAAGCAAAAGTAAAACCACCAAGACTGAATGGTGCAAAAACAGGAGTGTTTTCTACAAGAAGTCCTCATCGCCCAAATGCAATAGGACTAACTCTCGCCAGGCTGGAAAAAGTCGAAG GCGGAACACTATATTTGTCTGGAATTGATATGATAGAAGGGACTCCGGTTCTTGACATTAAGCCACATATTTCAGAGTATGACTCCCCCAAAGCTACTGTCCTCTTTCCAGAAGATCTAGAAGGAAAAGACAGAAAACATAATGCTGGGACTGATAAGTTGGAAACCACCTTTACAGCTATTGGAAACCCTCAAGCCATATCTCAAGAGCTACCAAATGAAAAATACCCTAACCCGGAAAGAGAACCTGACACATGTATGAGTGAAATGCCAATCATTCCTGCAGAGACACCAGAAGAGATTAAAAATGGCAAGGATTTTGAAATAACAAGTGCATCATCATCTCTTGTTATAGAACACCAAAATACATGCAATGGAGATGTTCCCAGCCAATTTGCAGATTATCTGACTGTAGCAAAACAGGGGCCAGAAGATAGACATCAGTGTGATGATGGTGATCCCAGTCAACCACTAGATTATCTGACTGTAGCAGACAAGATGCATGAATTGACTAGGAAAGGTGTCACAGAAAGACCTGAAAACAGAAACCCATGTAACCCTGATGACACCTTTGTTCCAACGTGGATAAAAGACGCACCTGTGGCCAATTTAAAGGTCAGGTTCACTCCCCACTCTGAAATGGAGCTGAGACATTTTAAACAGTGTTGTGATTCAG GTGGACCATCATTCCGTTACTTTAAGTCTTTTGATGAAGCCAAATATGCGATTTCTACTGTGTTGTCTGCAGATCCACGCTCCGTGTACAGAAGAAAGCAGTGTCAGGACCGTTTGTTTTATTTTAGCCTTGACACTATTCACATCACTTGCTGGTTTGGTGATGGATTTGCTGAAGTACTTAGAATACAGCCTCATAAAGCACACGCTGAATGTTCCAAATGA